A genomic window from Fusarium oxysporum Fo47 chromosome X, complete sequence includes:
- a CDS encoding glycoside hydrolase superfamily, translated as MVALDDMTSDIPALVVPANNDDISEEATGSVNAVYFVNWGIYGRNYQPQNLPASQLTHVLYAFMNVRADGTVYTGDSYADLEKHYTGDSWEEPGNNAYGCVKQLFLLKKANRKLKVMLSIGGWTWSTNFPAASASAATRSTFAKSSVTLMKDWGFDGIDIDWEYPANATDASNMILLLQAVRNELDSYSKQYANGYHFQLSIAAPAGPDNYNKLKMKDLGSVLDHVNLMAYDYAGSWSAFSGHQANKYANTKIPNATPFNTDQAVKAYVNGGVPSAKMVLGMPIYGRAFQNTAGLGQPYSGVGSGSWENGIWDYKALPKAGASLVYDRDAQASYSYDSNTKELISFDTPGMVGNKVLYIKNRKLGGSMFWEASADKTGANSLIGTSSKKLGTLDSTNNCLTYPNSQYANIAKGLS; from the exons ATGGTCGCACTCGACGATATGACTTCTGACATTCCCGCCCTTGTCGTTCCAGCCAACAATGATGACATCTCTGAGGAGGCGACGGGTAGTGTCAACGCCGTTTACTTTGTCAACTG GGGTATCTATGGGCGTAACTATCAACCCCAGAACCTTCCCGCATCGCAACTGACTCATGTGCTTTATGCTTTCATGAATGTGAGAGCTGATGGGACTGT CTACACTGGAGATTCCTATGCCGATCTTGAGAAGCACTACACTGGTGACT CCTGGGAAGAGCCCGGTAACAACGCATACGGATGCGTCAAGcagctcttcctcctcaagaaggccaaccGAAAGCTCAAAGTCATGCTCTCCATCGGCGGCTGGACCTGGTCAACCAACTTCCCAGCTGCCTCTGCCTCAGCTGCTACCCGATCCACCTTCGCCAAGAGCTCCGTTACTCTCATGAAGGACTGGGGCTTCGACGGTATCGACATCGATTGGGAATATCCTGCCAACGCTACCGATGCCAGTAACATGATCCTTCTACTCCAGGCCGTGCGCAACGAGCTCGACTCTTATTCTAAGCAATATGCCAATGGATATCACTTCCAGCTTTCCATTGCTGCCCCTGCTGGCCCTGATAACTACAATaagctcaagatgaaggaccTCGGATCGGTTCTCGACCATGTCAATTTGATGGCTTATGACTACGCCGGGTCTTGGAGCGCCTTCTCGGGGCATCAAGCTAACAAAtacgccaacaccaagatccCCAACGCGACGCCGTTCAACACTGACCAGGCCGTCAAGGCTTACGTCAACGGTGGCGTTCCGTCCGCCAAGATGGTTCTCGGTATGCCCATCTACGGCCGCGCATTTCAGAACACTGCCGGTCTCGGGCAGCCATACTCTGGTGTCGGATCTGGAAGCTGGGAGAACGGTATCTGGGACTACAAGGCCTTGCCCAAGGCTGGAGCTAGTCTTGTCTATGACCGCGATGCTCAGGCCTCTTACAGCTATGACTCCAACACTAAGGAGCTTATCTCCTTCGATACCCCTGGTATGGTCGGGAACAAGGTCCTTTACATCAAGAACCGTAAGCTTGGTGGCAGCATGTTCTGGGAGGCGTCTGCTGACAAGACTGGTGCTAACTCTTTGATCGGCACCAGCTCTAAGAAGCTTGGAACTCTTGATAGCACTAACAATTGCTTGACCTACCCTAACTCTCAGTATGCCAACATTGCCAAGGGGCTTTCTTGA
- a CDS encoding fungal-specific transcription factor domain-containing protein yields MVCTTAKQAPVSFQETSEIPRRLFLINTSFRDVELHNYLSSQYHQAQVSVSPSKPLKQPAIHTNQNELLQYFHHLAHLSLVTFSTTTAGIRDTLMRMAMINNSASASALLHALLAYSSLHHHGLSETSLKFKVQALHLLSTSAEDGELSLVNASQHVAASMLLGSFETLRPSESSGEWLWHIWGAVDVIQATQLSDHSSENETYVLIDWVNYHYTLSRFSTQHWRHKSLASKASKKPMQLFRRRTTPPLSIYRPNHPFIDPTSSIMSLLFEACNTYMDPQDPQSHSPEYRNSLRRLEAQVDDLIASPVPNDLNPESAFALELYRVATRIYIARASQSPWEAPAVLDSLVDALFNGPVASCTCIHFFPLLILACESRRDDQRVAILNLIDRTQRDARIRSMKAVTNAIQAVWVQQDLHADSEVLVNYMDLLSIGISSSSSIPSFA; encoded by the exons ATGGTATGCACTACGGCAAAGCAAGCGCCTGTATCCTTCCAAGAGACGAGCGAGATACCTCGTCGCCTTTTCTTGATCAATACATCATTTCGCGATGTCGAGCTACACAACTACTTATCGTCACAGTACCACCAGGCTCAAGTTTCCGTATCGCCTTCAAAACCACTCAAGCAGCCCGCGATACATACCAATCAGAATGAGCTGTTACAGTACT TTCATCACTTAGCGCATCTGTCTTTGGTCACATTCAGCACGACAACGGCTGGAATCCGCGATACGCTCATGAGAATGGCTATGATTAACAACAGTGCTTCAGCCTCGGCTCTTCTGCATGCTCTGCTAGCCTATTCATCCCTTCACCATCATGGCCTGAGCGAAACATCTCTCAAATTCAAAGTACAGGCACTTCATCTACTATCTACCTCCGCCGAAGATGGTGAATTGTCCTTAGTAAACGCCTCTCAGCACGTGGCTGCGTCCATGCTGCTTGGATCATTTGAG ACTTTACGTCCTTCTGAGAGCTCAGGTGAATGGTTGTGGCATATCTGGGGAGCTGTGGATGTCATTCAAGCCACTCAACTCAGCGATCATTCTTCTGAGAATGAAACATACGTTCTCATTGACTGGGTCAACTATCATTATACGCTCTCACGTTTCAGCACGCAGCATTGGCGACATAAATCACTGGCTTCAAAGGCGTCCAAGAAACCGATGCAACTCTTTCGTCGCAGAACGACCCCGCCACTGTCAATATACAGACCC AATCATCCCTTTATAGATCCGACGTCTTCTATAATGAGCCTCCTTTTTGAAGCATGCAATACTTATATGGATCCACAAGATCCCCAAAGTCACAGTCCGGAATACCGCAACTCGCTCCGACGGCTCGAAGCGCAGGTTGACGATCTGATTGCTTCCCCAGTCCCGAACGATCTAAATCCTGAAAGCGCATTTGCGTTGGAGTTATACCGTGTAGCAACACGCATATACATAGCGCGTGCCTCCCAAAGTCCATGGGAAGCACCCGCAGTGTTGGACTCGCTGGTAGATGCACTGTTCAACGGTCCAGTGGCGTCGTGCACCTGCATTCATTTCTTTCCGCTATTGATTCTCGCATGCGAATCACGAAGGGATGATCAACGGGTGGCAATACTTAATCTGATTGACAGAACTCAACGCGATGCACGAATCAGGAGTATGAAGGCTGTGACGAATGCTATTCAGGCTGTTTGGGTGCAGCAGGATCTTCATGCTGATAGTGAGGTGTTGGTGAATTATATGGATCTCCTCAGTATTGGAATTAGCTCAAGTAGCAGTATTCCGTCCTTTGCATAA